One Syntrophaceae bacterium DNA window includes the following coding sequences:
- a CDS encoding gluconolactonase, producing the protein MTTHNFTTLISGYDYLEAPRWHNGRLWISDFYTQQVIAADMDGKVEKIATITQQPSGLGWLPDGRLLIVSMLDKKLLRREPDGSLAVHADLSGIADGPCNDMVVDGQGRAYVGNFGFDLMGGAPLKTAKLALVEPNGKVSVAAENLYFPNAVMITPDGRTLIVNETFGNRISAFDIQADGTLGPRRDWAVFGPLPRGQELAEVFPQAKVAPDGGAMDAEGAVWIADAIGNRVLHVAEGGLVLDEISTGNLAVFACALGGPDRRTLFLCVAPDFQEHLRKGAREAAIWAVKVTVRGAGRP; encoded by the coding sequence ATGACGACGCACAATTTTACCACATTGATTTCCGGCTATGATTATCTGGAGGCGCCCCGATGGCATAACGGCCGTCTGTGGATTTCGGACTTCTACACCCAGCAGGTGATCGCCGCCGACATGGATGGCAAGGTGGAGAAGATCGCCACGATCACCCAACAGCCGTCCGGCCTGGGCTGGCTGCCGGACGGCCGCCTGCTGATCGTCTCCATGCTCGACAAAAAACTGTTGCGGCGCGAACCGGACGGATCGCTTGCCGTGCACGCGGACCTGTCCGGCATTGCAGACGGCCCGTGCAATGACATGGTCGTCGATGGACAGGGCCGGGCTTATGTCGGCAACTTCGGATTCGACCTGATGGGTGGTGCCCCTCTCAAAACCGCCAAGCTTGCTCTCGTGGAACCCAACGGCAAAGTCAGCGTGGCGGCGGAAAACCTGTATTTCCCCAACGCAGTCATGATCACACCCGACGGCCGGACCCTGATCGTCAACGAAACCTTCGGCAACCGGATCTCGGCCTTTGACATCCAGGCCGACGGCACCCTGGGACCGAGGCGCGACTGGGCCGTCTTTGGCCCCCTTCCCAGGGGGCAGGAACTGGCGGAGGTGTTCCCCCAGGCCAAGGTGGCGCCCGACGGAGGAGCGATGGATGCCGAGGGAGCCGTGTGGATTGCCGATGCAATTGGCAACAGGGTGCTTCACGTGGCGGAAGGGGGCCTGGTGCTGGACGAAATTTCCACGGGGAATCTAGCCGTGTTTGCCTGTGCGCTGGGTGGACCCGACCGCCGGACGCTGTTCCTGTGCGTCGCTCCCGATTTCCAGGAACACCTGCGGAAAGGTGCCCGTGAGGCCGCCATCTGGGCCGTGAAAGTGACTGTGCGCGGTGCGGGGCGGCCCTGA
- a CDS encoding FAD-dependent oxidoreductase, with amino-acid sequence MFKRLFSPLKIGSVEIPNRLVVSPMVTNYCNQDGTATERYIAYHEAKAKGGWGLIITEDYAVDPSGKGFSCVAGLWNDSQLANHAELTRIVHQYKSKIFAQIYHCGRQTASAITGCQPLAPSPIPCPTMQELPKELPVDEIEKIVGQFGDTALRAKKAGFDGVEIHGAHGYLISEFMSPYSNKRTDEYGGHLLNRMRFPLKIVSNIRAKCGKDFGVGFRISCDEFVPGGRTIEDTKAIAVMLEEAGIDVLHVSAGVYASADKIVPASSVPHGWLAGYAEEVKKAVRIPVITVGRINDPFVAESIIASGKADFVAMGRASLADPEFPKKAEAGLFDEIRPCIACNEGCIGILFMDQPIKCVLNPMLGREAEWIIKPAEKAKKVVVIGGGPAGMEAAATAAKAGHKVSLFEKEARLGGLFYLASVPPNKGEIGNFVEYQIKQLEKFKVNVTLNADVTPELIDEEKPDVVINATGGIPATPEIPGITKPNVVNAYDVLAGKVFVGARAVVIGGGMVGAETANHLVNHGKSVTLIEMLPDIATEIQAINRSALLQDLERGKVKILVNTTVKEVLVDGVLVVRDNAAESITADTVIVASGSIHDGGLESKLSGKPYKVVSVGDAVKVGKVIDAIEAGYLAGMNA; translated from the coding sequence ATGTTTAAGAGATTGTTTAGTCCATTGAAGATAGGAAGTGTCGAGATTCCGAACAGACTCGTTGTATCTCCCATGGTTACCAATTATTGCAATCAAGATGGCACTGCAACCGAAAGGTACATCGCATATCATGAGGCTAAGGCAAAAGGGGGATGGGGGCTCATCATAACGGAGGATTATGCGGTTGATCCGTCAGGTAAAGGGTTTTCCTGCGTAGCCGGCTTGTGGAATGACAGCCAGCTCGCCAACCATGCCGAATTAACCAGGATCGTTCATCAGTACAAGAGCAAGATATTTGCACAAATATACCATTGTGGAAGACAGACAGCGAGTGCCATCACGGGTTGTCAGCCTCTGGCGCCCTCCCCGATCCCATGTCCGACCATGCAGGAGTTACCCAAGGAACTGCCGGTGGATGAGATAGAGAAGATCGTGGGGCAATTCGGTGATACGGCTTTAAGGGCAAAAAAAGCGGGATTCGACGGCGTCGAGATACATGGAGCCCATGGATACCTGATTTCAGAATTTATGTCTCCGTATTCGAACAAGAGAACGGATGAATATGGTGGACATCTTTTAAACAGGATGCGCTTCCCATTGAAGATTGTGTCCAATATCAGAGCGAAATGTGGAAAAGATTTCGGTGTCGGGTTCAGGATTTCCTGCGACGAGTTTGTCCCCGGCGGAAGAACAATCGAAGATACAAAAGCCATTGCTGTTATGTTGGAAGAGGCCGGGATTGATGTTTTGCATGTCTCGGCAGGCGTTTATGCGAGTGCAGATAAAATTGTTCCAGCTTCCTCCGTGCCGCATGGATGGCTTGCCGGCTATGCTGAAGAGGTAAAGAAAGCCGTCAGAATACCGGTTATCACGGTGGGTAGGATCAATGACCCATTTGTTGCGGAGTCTATCATTGCCAGCGGGAAAGCGGATTTTGTCGCCATGGGCAGGGCATCGCTCGCCGATCCCGAATTTCCGAAAAAGGCAGAGGCCGGGCTGTTCGATGAGATTCGCCCGTGCATAGCCTGTAATGAGGGTTGCATCGGGATATTGTTCATGGATCAACCCATCAAGTGCGTCTTGAATCCAATGCTCGGCAGAGAAGCAGAATGGATCATAAAACCCGCGGAGAAGGCGAAAAAGGTTGTGGTCATTGGAGGTGGCCCCGCCGGGATGGAAGCCGCGGCAACAGCTGCAAAAGCCGGTCATAAGGTCAGCCTGTTTGAAAAAGAAGCCAGGTTGGGCGGACTTTTTTACCTGGCGAGCGTGCCACCCAACAAGGGCGAAATCGGAAACTTTGTAGAATACCAGATCAAACAATTGGAGAAATTCAAAGTCAACGTCACGTTGAATGCCGATGTTACACCCGAATTGATCGATGAAGAAAAACCGGATGTCGTCATCAATGCAACGGGTGGCATCCCGGCAACGCCAGAGATTCCGGGTATTACAAAACCGAACGTCGTCAATGCGTATGACGTTCTCGCGGGGAAGGTCTTTGTCGGTGCCAGAGCGGTCGTAATCGGAGGCGGTATGGTAGGCGCCGAAACCGCCAATCATCTGGTCAACCACGGCAAGTCGGTTACACTGATCGAAATGCTCCCCGACATCGCCACGGAAATACAAGCCATAAACAGGAGCGCCCTGCTGCAGGATCTGGAAAGAGGCAAGGTGAAGATCCTTGTAAATACGACCGTTAAAGAGGTGCTGGTGGATGGGGTTCTCGTGGTCAGGGACAACGCCGCGGAATCGATAACCGCCGACACGGTGATTGTCGCTTCGGGTAGCATCCACGATGGCGGATTGGAGTCGAAACTCTCCGGCAAGCCGTATAAGGTTGTGTCAGTCGGCGATGCGGTCAAAGTCGGCAAAGTTATTGATGCAATCGAGGCAGGCTACCTTGCGGGGATGAACGCATAA
- the gap gene encoding type I glyceraldehyde-3-phosphate dehydrogenase, with translation MAVKAAINGFGRVGRYLIRACLGYENDIEIVAINSRAKPEILAHLLKYDSVHGKFGGDVAVEGKDLVVNGRKIVITNVSSPLTDLPWKELGVDIVLESTGKFRKKDEVSGHLAAGAKKVILAVPGKGIDGTFVMGVNEASYDPAKHHIISNASCTTNCLAPVVKVLHDRFKIKRGFMTTVHAYTMDQRLLDGSHKDLRRARAAAMSIVPTTTGAAKAVTEVIPDLKGKMDGLAMRVPTPNVSVVDFVAELGQNVTVNEVNEAFKEAAEGPMKGILLYCEEELVSVDFTSSSYSSIVDAPLTSVIDGNFVKVFSWYDNESGYACRMRDLAIHVGRKL, from the coding sequence ATGGCGGTAAAGGCAGCGATCAACGGATTCGGCAGGGTCGGGCGTTACCTCATCCGGGCCTGTCTCGGGTATGAAAACGACATCGAAATCGTAGCGATCAATTCCCGGGCGAAGCCGGAGATTCTGGCTCATCTCCTGAAATACGATTCGGTTCACGGGAAATTTGGGGGCGATGTGGCCGTAGAAGGCAAAGACCTGGTGGTGAACGGCCGGAAGATCGTCATTACGAATGTCTCCTCTCCCTTGACGGATCTCCCCTGGAAGGAACTCGGCGTGGACATCGTCCTCGAATCGACGGGCAAGTTTCGCAAGAAGGACGAGGTTTCCGGACATCTGGCCGCCGGTGCGAAAAAGGTCATTCTCGCCGTTCCTGGGAAGGGGATCGACGGAACCTTCGTCATGGGCGTCAACGAGGCCTCCTATGATCCGGCGAAGCATCACATCATCTCCAACGCTTCCTGCACGACCAACTGTCTGGCCCCCGTGGTAAAGGTCCTTCACGACCGGTTCAAGATCAAACGGGGATTCATGACGACGGTCCACGCCTACACGATGGATCAGCGCCTGCTCGACGGCTCCCACAAGGACCTGCGGCGGGCCAGGGCGGCGGCCATGTCCATCGTTCCCACGACGACCGGCGCCGCCAAGGCGGTTACCGAGGTGATCCCGGACCTGAAAGGCAAGATGGACGGCCTGGCCATGCGCGTTCCCACCCCGAACGTCTCGGTGGTGGATTTCGTGGCGGAGTTGGGGCAGAACGTGACGGTCAACGAGGTGAACGAAGCTTTTAAGGAAGCCGCCGAAGGCCCGATGAAGGGAATTCTACTGTACTGCGAAGAGGAACTGGTCTCGGTGGATTTTACCAGCAGTTCCTACTCGTCCATTGTGGATGCCCCTCTGACGAGCGTCATCGACGGGAACTTCGTCAAGGTCTTCTCCTGGTACGACAACGAGAGCGGCTACGCGTGCCGCATGCGGGACCTGGCCATTCACGTCGGCAGAAAACTGTAA
- the amrB gene encoding AmmeMemoRadiSam system protein B, producing the protein MRKEIRRSILAGTWYPGRPETLRGDIETYFRNVPDREIPGRVIGIVAPHAGYVYSGQVAAHAYKLVRNVSYEKVIVISPSHRMHFDGVAIWRGSGYETPLGVVPVDQELAEALLAADGPVAEIPAAHAQEHSLEIQLPFLQETLGEFSFVPLVMGTQDERTCRLLAEVIAGAVAGRRTLVVGSSDLSHFHSHSEAVRLDSVVLDHLKNFSPDGLLRDLARRNCEACGGGPAAATMMAARALGADRAELLKYANSGDVTGDRREVVGYASAVFYAAS; encoded by the coding sequence ATGAGAAAAGAGATCCGGCGGTCGATCCTGGCCGGTACCTGGTACCCCGGCCGGCCCGAGACGTTGCGGGGAGATATCGAAACGTACTTCCGGAACGTCCCCGACCGGGAGATTCCGGGTCGCGTCATCGGCATCGTGGCCCCGCACGCGGGCTATGTCTATTCCGGCCAGGTTGCGGCCCATGCCTACAAACTGGTCCGGAATGTGTCCTATGAGAAGGTGATCGTTATTTCCCCCTCCCACCGCATGCACTTTGACGGCGTTGCAATCTGGCGGGGGAGCGGTTATGAGACCCCTCTTGGCGTGGTGCCGGTGGACCAGGAACTGGCGGAGGCGCTCCTGGCCGCGGACGGCCCGGTCGCCGAGATCCCCGCCGCCCATGCGCAGGAGCACTCCCTGGAGATTCAGCTCCCCTTTCTGCAGGAGACCCTCGGGGAGTTCTCGTTCGTGCCGCTGGTCATGGGAACCCAGGACGAGCGGACATGCCGGCTGCTGGCGGAGGTGATCGCCGGAGCCGTCGCAGGACGGCGGACGCTCGTCGTGGGCAGCTCCGACCTCTCGCATTTTCACTCGCACAGCGAGGCCGTCCGTCTCGATTCCGTCGTGCTCGATCACCTGAAGAACTTCAGCCCGGACGGGCTGCTCCGGGACCTGGCACGCCGAAACTGCGAGGCCTGCGGCGGCGGACCGGCGGCGGCGACGATGATGGCGGCCCGGGCCCTGGGGGCGGACCGGGCGGAGCTTCTGAAATACGCCAATTCGGGGGACGTGACGGGAGACCGGCGGGAGGTGGTGGGATACGCCTCGGCGGTCTTCTATGCCGCTTCTTGA
- a CDS encoding prepilin-type N-terminal cleavage/methylation domain-containing protein, with translation MIKNARNKRLDARGFTLIEVIATLVLITIIAAMAGLGIVEITKQYLFAQKAGETAQVSQVAMARMVKELTLIRSGTSSGSTSITFNTPAAAGRTISWTGGNSGSFVKPIMMNNQPLIENVQNLTLQYFNSYDDTVLTRPYSQTDTVLIGISFTVTGADGITSTFTGRAFVRN, from the coding sequence GTGATAAAAAATGCCAGGAACAAGAGATTGGACGCCCGCGGATTCACCCTCATCGAAGTGATCGCCACCCTCGTGCTGATCACGATCATCGCGGCTATGGCGGGCTTGGGAATCGTTGAAATCACGAAGCAGTATCTATTTGCGCAAAAGGCCGGAGAGACCGCCCAGGTGTCTCAAGTCGCCATGGCCCGCATGGTCAAGGAACTGACCCTGATCCGCAGCGGCACATCGAGCGGCTCGACATCAATAACCTTCAACACGCCCGCCGCCGCGGGAAGAACGATCAGCTGGACGGGAGGCAACTCCGGCAGCTTCGTGAAACCCATTATGATGAACAACCAGCCCCTGATCGAAAACGTGCAGAACTTGACGCTTCAATATTTTAACTCGTATGACGACACGGTGTTAACACGTCCCTACAGCCAGACCGACACGGTCCTGATCGGAATCTCCTTCACGGTCACCGGCGCGGACGGCATAACGAGCACTTTCACAGGCAGGGCATTCGTCAGAAACTGA
- a CDS encoding AAA domain-containing protein, protein MTKAYFPVDIFQYLSGKVLGQEDVLRKISVALYKHIQGLRLGSVLLIGNSGTGKTTIMKSIQQFYKEHEGLDPFKIMTITNANMLMDQEGTINTIRLFKNLESEVLAATGFKATAEEMKEYIENATVCIDEIDKISSKISGKINPTGISIQQSLLTLLEGETILLETGLYEEDGKRKVKLPIDTSRMLFICGGAFEELHDQVHDLIARHGDERMFRETAQLDDQGGIRYKVRFSLKESLKLSDLFTYGMYPQFISRFSTIAVLDNLRKTDLKQIMLQAEDSPFQYAREYFESMGIEIRITDDALDLIATYALDDLRIGARALREVFGRIIADYEFNPYQSEGITKTGDGKPVLTIDRNTVANHLNR, encoded by the coding sequence ATGACAAAGGCATATTTCCCTGTTGATATCTTCCAGTATTTATCCGGCAAGGTCCTGGGTCAGGAGGATGTGCTCAGGAAGATCTCCGTGGCACTCTACAAGCACATTCAAGGCCTTCGGTTGGGAAGCGTGCTCCTGATCGGCAACAGCGGCACCGGCAAGACCACGATCATGAAGTCGATTCAGCAGTTTTACAAAGAACATGAAGGACTGGATCCGTTCAAAATCATGACCATCACCAATGCCAACATGCTGATGGATCAGGAGGGGACAATCAACACCATCCGGCTGTTCAAGAATCTTGAATCGGAAGTCCTGGCAGCGACAGGATTCAAGGCCACCGCAGAGGAAATGAAGGAATACATTGAAAACGCCACGGTCTGCATCGACGAGATCGACAAGATATCCTCCAAGATATCCGGCAAGATCAATCCGACGGGAATCAGCATTCAGCAATCTCTCCTGACCTTGCTGGAGGGTGAGACGATTCTCCTGGAAACGGGACTGTATGAAGAGGACGGCAAGCGCAAAGTGAAGCTGCCCATCGATACCTCCAGGATGCTGTTCATCTGTGGCGGCGCATTCGAGGAGCTCCACGATCAGGTTCACGACCTGATCGCCAGGCACGGCGATGAGAGGATGTTCAGGGAGACCGCGCAACTGGATGACCAGGGAGGCATCCGCTATAAAGTCCGTTTCAGCCTCAAGGAATCTCTCAAGCTTTCCGACCTGTTCACGTACGGGATGTACCCGCAGTTCATCTCTCGCTTCAGTACCATTGCCGTGCTGGACAATCTCCGCAAGACCGATTTGAAGCAGATCATGCTGCAGGCCGAGGATTCCCCGTTTCAATACGCCCGTGAATACTTCGAGTCCATGGGCATCGAGATACGGATCACAGACGATGCCCTTGACCTGATCGCTACCTACGCCCTGGATGATCTGCGCATCGGTGCGCGGGCCTTGCGGGAAGTTTTTGGGCGAATTATCGCTGATTATGAATTTAATCCATACCAGTCGGAAGGGATCACGAAAACCGGCGACGGCAAGCCTGTCCTGACCATTGACCGAAACACGGTGGCAAATCATTTAAACAGATAG
- the amrA gene encoding AmmeMemoRadiSam system protein A produces the protein MELTEKEKQELLDLALSAIKTGLEGKAPPGMKETTPILREKRGAFVTLKKRGQLRGCIGYIQPVKPLYETIERMALAAAFEDPRFPALRKEELKDLSVEISVLTPLREIQDVGEIRVGVHGLFIVRGPRSGLLLPQVAVEYGWDTETFLKETCHKAGLSAEAWRDEATRIYVFSAEIFGDLA, from the coding sequence ATGGAACTGACGGAAAAAGAAAAGCAGGAGCTCCTCGACCTGGCCCTGTCGGCCATCAAGACCGGACTGGAGGGGAAAGCACCGCCCGGGATGAAGGAAACAACCCCGATCCTCCGGGAGAAGCGGGGTGCCTTTGTGACCCTTAAAAAGCGGGGACAGCTCCGGGGATGCATCGGCTACATCCAGCCGGTCAAGCCGCTGTACGAGACGATCGAGCGGATGGCCCTGGCGGCCGCCTTCGAGGATCCCCGCTTTCCAGCCCTCCGGAAGGAGGAGTTGAAGGACCTGTCCGTGGAGATCTCCGTCCTGACCCCGCTCAGGGAGATTCAGGATGTAGGGGAAATCCGGGTCGGCGTCCACGGGCTTTTCATCGTCCGGGGGCCGCGGTCCGGTTTGCTCCTGCCCCAGGTAGCCGTGGAGTATGGATGGGATACCGAAACGTTCCTTAAGGAAACATGCCATAAAGCCGGTCTTTCTGCCGAAGCCTGGCGTGATGAAGCGACTCGAATTTACGTCTTTTCTGCGGAAATATTCGGTGATCTCGCGTAA
- a CDS encoding triose-phosphate isomerase: MPRPLIAGNWKMHMNVGEAVDYARRLRELFPESIDRDIAIAPPFTALWPVSRVLADSPVGVGAQNVCDEPKGAFTGEISAGMLADAGCRYVIVGHSERRKIFGEEDSRINRKLIAVLKAGLTPILCVGETLDQREAGDAFSVIAGQINAGLKNLDAGDIGRCIVAYEPVWAIGTGRTATPEQAEEVHAFIRCRVAALFGETQSVDLTILYGGSVTPENIDRLMESKEINGALVGGASLNIESFSRIIRYQQG, from the coding sequence ATGCCAAGACCCTTGATCGCCGGGAACTGGAAGATGCACATGAACGTGGGCGAGGCTGTGGATTATGCCCGGCGGCTCCGGGAGCTGTTTCCGGAGTCCATCGACCGGGACATTGCGATCGCACCGCCGTTCACGGCCCTCTGGCCGGTTTCCCGGGTTCTGGCGGATTCTCCCGTCGGCGTGGGTGCCCAGAATGTCTGCGACGAGCCCAAGGGCGCTTTCACGGGTGAGATATCCGCCGGCATGCTGGCGGATGCGGGGTGCCGTTATGTCATTGTGGGTCACTCGGAGCGCCGCAAGATCTTCGGCGAGGAAGATTCACGGATCAACCGGAAACTGATCGCGGTCCTGAAGGCGGGATTGACTCCGATCCTTTGCGTCGGCGAGACCCTGGACCAGCGGGAAGCGGGAGATGCATTCTCCGTTATCGCCGGACAGATAAATGCGGGGTTGAAGAATTTGGATGCCGGTGATATAGGCCGGTGCATTGTCGCCTATGAGCCCGTCTGGGCCATCGGAACCGGGCGAACGGCCACGCCGGAACAGGCCGAAGAGGTTCATGCCTTCATCCGGTGCCGTGTCGCGGCGCTTTTTGGAGAGACGCAATCCGTCGATCTCACGATCCTCTACGGAGGAAGCGTCACGCCGGAGAACATAGACCGGCTGATGGAAAGCAAAGAGATAAACGGGGCCCTTGTGGGGGGGGCGAGTCTGAACATTGAGTCCTTCTCAAGGATCATTCGCTATCAACAAGGATAA
- a CDS encoding prepilin-type N-terminal cleavage/methylation domain-containing protein: MRCTKSHNAGFSLIELVVTMLVMAILFAIVMNSVGTDQSNLRAEINNLKAALRYTQQLSIASDNTVTYGITVTGTGYTLVRTGGSGNVPLLPGENTSTHAFSGGVSSSGGAFNFTEWGGLATGSSTSTTLTKSGSGSKTINLISETGYAYES; encoded by the coding sequence ATGCGATGCACCAAAAGTCATAATGCCGGCTTCTCCCTGATTGAACTGGTTGTCACGATGCTGGTCATGGCAATCCTGTTTGCTATCGTGATGAACAGCGTAGGCACCGATCAATCCAACCTGAGAGCGGAGATAAACAACCTGAAGGCTGCCCTGCGCTACACACAGCAGTTGTCTATCGCATCGGACAATACCGTCACATACGGCATCACCGTGACGGGCACCGGCTACACCCTTGTCCGAACCGGCGGGTCCGGAAACGTTCCCCTTCTGCCGGGGGAGAATACTTCGACCCACGCATTCAGCGGCGGGGTCAGTTCGTCGGGAGGTGCCTTCAACTTCACCGAATGGGGCGGACTGGCAACGGGAAGTTCCACGTCGACAACCCTGACAAAGAGCGGCAGCGGATCGAAAACGATCAATCTCATTAGTGAAACGGGGTATGCTTATGAATCATGA
- the secG gene encoding preprotein translocase subunit SecG produces MQTLISIIHILMCLVLIAVVLLQAGKGANMGAAFGGSSQTVFGSSGPGTFLSKMTTAVAVIFMLTSLVLSHPTFQGASSVMKGGARPAAEKAQPAPQLPAAPAAQGTQGPAAPTPAPAAPAAK; encoded by the coding sequence GTGCAAACCTTGATCAGTATCATTCACATCCTGATGTGCCTCGTTCTTATCGCCGTGGTGCTTCTCCAGGCGGGGAAGGGTGCCAATATGGGAGCCGCCTTCGGGGGATCGAGCCAGACCGTCTTCGGAAGCAGTGGACCGGGGACTTTCCTGAGCAAGATGACGACCGCCGTGGCCGTTATCTTTATGCTGACGTCCCTCGTGCTTTCCCATCCGACTTTCCAGGGAGCCAGCTCCGTCATGAAGGGCGGTGCCCGGCCCGCGGCGGAAAAAGCTCAGCCGGCCCCACAGCTTCCTGCAGCACCGGCTGCACAGGGAACGCAGGGACCCGCAGCACCGACGCCCGCTCCTGCCGCACCGGCCGCAAAGTAG
- a CDS encoding prepilin-type N-terminal cleavage/methylation domain-containing protein has protein sequence MNHDRRREKGFTLVETIISLVIIAVVATMLFTYSASKANTGSPTAIQWSQSANNIHAIMERITADYQGYPRWKPNTAYILGSRVTPIRRDGYFYQPKTACTSGTAEPSTWDHTTPISESSDVGTGCTWRPTAGTPANPNPIMPLVELRERIAGGMANVSGEGQTVYYNNDPSTGMQYTILNNRYIDPNVSWDTASATATGFLKVTIQTSGNERLTSIFTGEL, from the coding sequence ATGAATCATGACAGGAGACGGGAAAAAGGCTTTACCCTGGTAGAAACCATTATTTCCCTGGTGATCATCGCAGTCGTGGCGACGATGCTTTTCACCTATTCGGCATCGAAAGCTAACACCGGCAGCCCGACCGCGATCCAGTGGTCCCAATCCGCCAACAATATTCACGCGATCATGGAAAGGATAACGGCGGATTACCAGGGCTACCCCCGATGGAAGCCGAACACGGCCTATATATTGGGTAGCCGCGTCACCCCGATCCGAAGGGACGGCTACTTCTACCAGCCCAAGACCGCCTGCACGAGCGGCACGGCGGAACCCTCGACCTGGGATCACACCACCCCCATAAGTGAATCATCCGACGTCGGCACGGGTTGTACCTGGCGACCGACAGCCGGTACACCTGCCAACCCCAACCCGATCATGCCCCTGGTAGAACTTAGGGAAAGGATTGCCGGGGGAATGGCCAACGTCAGCGGAGAAGGTCAAACCGTTTATTACAACAATGATCCGTCGACGGGCATGCAATACACGATCCTGAACAATCGCTATATCGACCCGAACGTCAGCTGGGACACGGCAAGCGCAACCGCGACGGGATTTTTGAAAGTGACCATCCAGACGAGCGGCAACGAGAGATTGACCTCGATTTTTACAGGAGAACTCTAA